Genomic segment of Drosophila simulans strain w501 chromosome 2R, Prin_Dsim_3.1, whole genome shotgun sequence:
CATGGCGAGCTGAGTTATAGGAGTCACTGTCTGATCTAGGCTACAGCTCCAGTTGCTGGACCGTAAATTGGCCACGAAAGACGGCTGGAATGTCAGGTCTCTCCTTTAGGACCGGTCGCGTGTTTGTTGCCAAGATTGGAACCCAAGTTGACTCCGTCATCGGGTGCATTGAGCACATTGTTTGTGCGTTTCATTGATTTTTCAGGGGGGGGCTGAGGGGATGCAGCTGGCTCATTGATGAATTAACTGCTTTTTAATGTGATCCCGAgcaattaacaattaatttgcactTCGATGATGGGACATCATCGTTTCGGAAATAATGAGTGCAGGATAGGTCAGTCACATGCAAAAAAGCGtgaaaaaaaccaaatgcaCCTTGGGATGAAAGCGAATTGTTTTTAAAGGTGATTTTTAAAGTGATTCCAGTGCATTCTCATAACTCATAAAATACACACAATATCTGATGATCAGTATCGCCTCCTTCTAAGGTGAATTCtgtattgcgcatacgcatGGTTGACAAAGTGCTTTTAAAGGGGTAATCATTTTTCAGAGATATTTCGTGCCCAATCCCAGTGTCCGAGAATCGCTTTCGATTGTTTCCGTTAACATTAATAATTTTGTGCCCGCTGAATTGGTAATTAGCAACAAGCCAAATTTAGCAGCCGGAACGGcgataaacaaaacatgacGTATTAATCAGTTGGTGCAATTGTTaaaaaagcaataacaatCAGGGTGTTTTGATTAGGTTCATTAACTATAGTGTATTTTGGTTGCGTATTGATCATTTGGTTGATTAGCTAGTAGTAATTGTGGTTGGGATTGTATTGTTCCTTGATGGAACAGAGGGCGGGGTACTCCGGATTACTTCCCGTCCGGCATTCAGAGGCGGGCTTTCCGGCATTGTAAACAGGAACTCCGATGGCATAGACACTGGCATAGTTGCAGGCGGTGTTGTAGATGTAGAGGAAGGGGTACTGCGGATTGGTGAAGCGCATCATGGCACAGCCCACATGGGTGTTCCTGTCCAGCACGGTTTCCACAAAGTGTCCATACTTTTCGCTGAAGAAGTGAAACAAGTATGTTAGTGGGCTAGGTCAGTGGATGATTGGGAGCTCCGATGACTTACAGATCTTTGGTCAGCTTGAAATCGGTAATGTAACTGCTGTCGATGAGTTTATGCTCTCCAAACCACAGGCCCATCGACTGCTCCACCAGATTGGTCACGTTCAGGTCCCAGTTCCTCCGACGATCGACCCCGCAGAGATTCTGACCCAGATTCCGGAAGCGGTAGCTGTTGTGGCAGTCGTCGTGCTCCAGGTAACAGGTTTTCAGGTTCAACGTGGCCAGGTACTCCAGCTCCTCATCCCACACCATGGTGGCCATGCGGGTGGCCGGATAGTAGCCGGGCAAGGATCCAGAGGCAATGTAGTTCCTGCGCTTGTTGTGCTCATCCACGATAAGTCGGCGATAAGGTTTCAGGTCCACCATAGTGGCATCCGGGGAGCAGCTTTCATGGAATTTCTAAGCAATGATAACAGTTTAAAGTCTGTTTTGAGTTGAGACACGAAAGTATCTTACCCCATCGTTATTACACGCTATGTGCACCGTGTTGTCAGGACATAAATCCGGATCACACCAAGACAGGGGCTGAGAACTGACCATACCCAGGATGATCAACAGACAACCGATCGTTTGGAATCTACCGTACTCCATGTTCACTGGATCTCACTTGGGGCACAAATGCTAATGTAAGTCCTGACCACCGGCAAGGCGATATTTATAACGAAATTTTGATTTGCAGGTGTTTAATTTCGGCTGGTGTTTGCCAATCCCGATACCGATCCCGATTTCGTACccaatcccgatcccgatcccgatctcAGTCCGAAAACGAAACCGCAGCTTGAGACAGGTCAAGCGACGTTTTATgaatcatttccattttcgggGGCCGTTGTCTTTGTCTTTGTCTCTGCTTCGGATTTCACATCCAAAGAGCGTTCACACCGAAAACTTCAAAGTGCACGACTTCTAGGAAAGCTCGAGCAATAAACCCCTGCGATGCCGACTGGGAAGAGTCTACACTTTCTTGGCTCCCCAGCTCGCCAGCTTAAATATAGAATATTTAAGTAGATCGTTAATCTGCGAGTCAAGTTCAAGCCAGAGAAAGCCAAGTCTGGGCATTTAGTTAAGGTTTGAGCATCCATTAGACTGGTACACACAGGTGTTATATTCAGCGCAGTCTGCTGATATTTCAAATACGTTCTATTATCCATATCAAAAAAGTATCTCAAATTGGAGCACCCAGCTCAGGATTGATAGCGTGGGTGTCTCTGGGAGTTCAGTGACTTTGTCACTCTGCAGTTTCCAGCGGTTGACATTGACATTGACCCAATTGGTGAGTTTAGATAATCGGGTATTATTAAATAGCAATATTCTTGTTTGTTCAACGCTGCACGAGCTAAGCTACGCTTTCAAAGATCGCCGGACAGGTTCTCAATCACAATGGAGAAATCAATAACTTCTGcgcacaaatcaaataaaaatgttgtcaTTTGCATATGCTAAGGCACATCGTTATGAGTTGTTGGCCAATAACAAACGAAAGTTCTGTGTGCCAAACCAGTCTCTGAAATCTCCGAAGACTAGGACTGGCTTTCTTTGTGACTCgcattgtttattttggtcGAGCTCCGTTGGCTTACAGCACAACCAGTGGGTTTATAACTCAACTGGGATTATGCAATGCCAGCCGGGTCAGAAGTCAGCGACGGACCCCCGATGACGACggcacatttaaataaattatgcaaactgGCTGGAATCGATGCGATCATTTATTGGCTTGTATTCGATCTAAAGCTACGGGCTACTAAATACTCTTGGCAGTTGTACCTGAGTGGAGGGAATCCCCCTGGAGTGGCGAACTATTACCAATTGGGATCGTACACCTCGCGGGTGGAACATAATCCCGGATAGAAGTGGCTCTTGCCCGTGGTGCAACGGGAGGCCGCTCGTCCAGTCTCATAAACTGGAGCACCCAGGGCGTAGAGTGAGGCATAGTTGCAGATGAAGTTGTAGATATACACGGATGGATAGTCGGGTCGAGTGAATCTCATGATGGAGCAGCCCACCGCGAAGTTCTTGTCCACACTTATCTCGGCAAAGTGTCCATAGTCCTCACTGTTCAAAGAATATCGTTAGTTGCCAGAAGATTAAGCGCATCACCCCTTTCACTCACAATATGGGTGTGACTTTAAAGGAATCGATGAAGCTGCTGTcaatcaaatcgaattcgTTGAACCAGAGACCCAGACACTCCTCCACCAAGCTGGTCACATTCACATGTGGACTCCGCGGACGCCACACGGCACACAGATTCTGGCCCGAGTTGGCGTACCGGTAGGTGTTGTGGCAATCATCGTGGTCCAGCTTACAGGTGCGGGTATTCAGCATGGACAGGTACTGCAGCTCGTCGTCCCACACCTAAGGATTTGCGATATTACAGGTAAGTGCCATAACATGGTTTTCTTGCTTGGGTGTCTACCATTGTGGCCATTCTGGCGGCAGGATAATATCCTGGTACTTTTCCGAGAGCCAGGAAGTTCCTCCTCTTATTGTGGGCATGCAAGAAGTCCGCCTTGTGCCGGCTTACATCCACTTGGACTGCATCTGGCTGGCAGCGTCTGTGGAAATTCTGCGGGAAGAACGCAACAGTACCttgtaattaataaagaaCTCGGACCAATAAATCTCTTTTAGTATACTAAAGTTTGCtttaatcatttatttaaatttatatgttttcgAAAAACCCCCGAATCTTTTGCTGAAACGAAACTATTTCTTGattagtgaaaaaaaaaataaaaactttggACAGTATCATTGTAGAAaacagcagcacaaaaaaattTGCGATCTCTAATTATGATatccatttgaatttgaatcgTATCCCCTTAAAACAAGATTACGCCATTTGATTAAAGATCAGGGgcgattaaatttaaatataaataaattaagcgaCCAGAAACGTTCAACTctataatatatttgaatttcgCTGCATTTTACAGCACTTTTATCTCTTACTCCCCAATATGCATGTGATTATTATTCAGGGTATAACTTTTTGactgttaattttaataaccCTTTTGTTATCGTACGCACGAGCatattaataacttatttgccaACACTTACTCCAGTTGTTCGGCACGCGATATGTCTGACTCCACTGCCGCATAAATCTGGATCACACCAGGAATAATCCTTGGCCAGGATCAGCTGGAAAATCAGCTGGAGTACGGCCAGGCAGATCAAAGGCGACATATTTACTAGCtcactttaaaatattaaatacaattagATAATAAATGGGTATGCTCCGCCTATCACTCCGGGACTTGGCACTTTCAATCAGATTCTGGCCAAAACCGTGGCCGTCTTTATTGGATGTTTCTGTTTGAATGATCACAGAACCGAGATCGGGGACTAGGTCTTAAACTAAGCAAGAGTGCTCGGCTGCCAGCCGACTTTTAATATATCTCTCTCCGGCCGATTCTAATGCCATTTCGCAAAAGCCCGACTTGGACAGTCCAAGCCTTTCTAACACGTTtccaaacgaaacgaaacgaaacggcCAAGAACAAGTTTGCacaaaataatgataataaatataaatattaatttgaggGCCAGTCGAGCGGAGGATGAGTGAATATTCCCGGTCTCGGTTCCATTTCATCCCGCTTCGGGTTGGGTTTCTAAAATCGTGATTCTAAAATTGTCCAAAATTAGccaaaagaacaaaaaagaaaacgaggAGAGAGTCCACTAGGGGTTCATTGTTGCCACGAGCTGGAAGCTATCGATCGATCTATGTGAACAGCATTCGGTTGACAGGCCATAAAATGTGCGCGTTTGATGTTAATTCGATCGTTAAGCggactatatatatatccaactatatgtatattgatCCAGCTTCCAGAGCTTGGGAATCGCTGTGCAATTAATCCTCCGTCTTTTATTGACACATACATCCGAGCTGGTTGAGCCCATCAGTCCGGCTCCAGAACCCATTAGACTAAATTTAGTGGACTTAGTATGCAAATTTCTAAAGCGATTATGCCCGATAAGACGGCACTTAAGACCGCCGTGTGATTTAAGCTGCTTTCCACAGATTTATGGCGGAGAAATTGGAGAAGAAAGGTGAGTCTGTGCGCTGCTAATTGATGGCTTGTAGCATGTGGTTTGGTCCCAAGGTTTAGAATACGAATATTAACTATTCGATATCTAAAATGCATACTTGACTCAAATGGAAGAAACTACATACCAAGTTCTTGGGATGCGGCAATCTTGGTTCCCACCACTTGAATCAGGCAACAGCGATCGCTGCGCCATTATTATAACCCCTGATCCCCCCGATCGATGCAGATTACAAGATTAGATAATGacaatcaatatttaataCCGATGGCACTGCAACAACTTCCGTCATGAGTCGAGtaaattttgcataattacAGCTGATTGCGAGCTGAGGCTTGGGAACAAATAAATTGCTACAAGTAACTCGGAGAACAAGCGAaatcatttaataaaattaataatccgTATTGTCCCAGCCAAGCGGCATGTGCCAAAAAAGGTAACCAAGTCTGATGGATGCCAACCAGTTTCGGCTGGCCAAAGCtgatgcaaaaaaataaaatatatgtatataaacaataaaatccaAAAGTTGCTCTCGACGCCTTTCTGTCTGTGGAAGTGCTAAGGCAAATCATGGCGAGAATCAACTGGAGTGGGAAAGAATTCGGAACTCTACCAAGAAAGTCCTGAATCCTCGAACCCAACGAgcataattattcaaatggcCCATAACTGGGCAATTAATTGTGCTTTGATTCTTGTGGGTTTGCTTTTCCATTCTGACACACGCCATCGCCATTTAAGCCAACGCTGCATACTTGATTGCCAATTAAATTAGTCAAAAGCCATTAGAATCGGGCAGAGTGAGACGGAGCATGCTAGATGGACCATTAATTCACAGTTCATTCAGACATTCATCTCGTGTAAGCCCAACTAATCTTCCCAggcgtttgttttttaatgacCCACTCGACGCTGATTGACAGCTGAGTGGGTGAGGATTTGGGTGGGGTAGGTGTCGGCACTTGATAACTAATTTGCACAGCTTATTAACTGCAATTAAGTGTTACCAAGACGTCTTAATCAGCATTCTAGCAGCTTGTAGGCATAAAACAAGTCACTTGCGCTTTAAGTCGTTATATTCATCTGGAGCGTGCCGAATCAAAATACTAATCCACACTTTAAATTACTTGCTAATAAACTCAATTCGCAGAAACCATTTGGAGCGTATCAAATGAACaacaacatttcatttaaattaggAAGAAACCCACAGATTATAAGCAC
This window contains:
- the LOC6735557 gene encoding antigen 5 like allergen Cul n 1, translating into MEYGRFQTIGCLLIILGMVSSQPLSWCDPDLCPDNTVHIACNNDGKFHESCSPDATMVDLKPYRRLIVDEHNKRRNYIASGSLPGYYPATRMATMVWDEELEYLATLNLKTCYLEHDDCHNSYRFRNLGQNLCGVDRRRNWDLNVTNLVEQSMGLWFGEHKLIDSSYITDFKLTKDLEKYGHFVETVLDRNTHVGCAMMRFTNPQYPFLYIYNTACNYASVYAIGVPVYNAGKPASECRTGSNPEYPALCSIKEQYNPNHNYY
- the LOC6735558 gene encoding antigen 5 like allergen Cul n 1, translated to MSPLICLAVLQLIFQLILAKDYSWCDPDLCGSGVRHIACRTTGNFHRRCQPDAVQVDVSRHKADFLHAHNKRRNFLALGKVPGYYPAARMATMVWDDELQYLSMLNTRTCKLDHDDCHNTYRYANSGQNLCAVWRPRSPHVNVTSLVEECLGLWFNEFDLIDSSFIDSFKVTPIFEDYGHFAEISVDKNFAVGCSIMRFTRPDYPSVYIYNFICNYASLYALGAPVYETGRAASRCTTGKSHFYPGLCSTREVYDPNW